The Pseudomonas allokribbensis genome has a window encoding:
- the minC gene encoding septum site-determining protein MinC yields the protein MSQTESPDQDPVFQLKGSMLAITVLELSRNDLDSLDRQLAAKVAQAPNFFSNAPLVLALDKLPPSEGAVDLPGLMRVCRQHGLRTLAIRASRIEDIAAAIAIDIPVLPPSGARERPLETAEPVAPKKPEKPPEPTVKQTRVITTPVRGGQQIYAQGGDLVVVSSVSPGAELLADGNIHVYGPMRGRALAGVKGDTKARIFCQQLSAELISIAGHYKVSEDLRRDPMWGSGVQVSLSGDVLNIIRL from the coding sequence ATGAGCCAAACCGAATCGCCAGACCAAGATCCCGTGTTCCAGCTGAAGGGCAGCATGCTCGCCATTACGGTGCTGGAACTGTCCCGCAACGACCTGGACAGCCTCGATCGGCAATTGGCCGCCAAAGTCGCCCAGGCACCGAATTTCTTCAGCAACGCGCCGCTGGTTCTGGCGCTGGACAAGTTGCCGCCCAGCGAAGGCGCCGTCGACCTGCCGGGCCTGATGCGCGTGTGCCGCCAGCACGGCCTGCGCACCCTGGCGATCCGCGCCAGCCGCATCGAAGACATCGCCGCCGCCATCGCCATCGACATTCCGGTGCTGCCGCCGTCCGGCGCCCGCGAGCGACCGCTGGAAACCGCTGAACCCGTCGCACCGAAGAAGCCGGAAAAACCGCCTGAGCCGACCGTCAAACAGACCCGCGTCATCACCACGCCAGTACGTGGTGGCCAACAGATCTACGCCCAGGGCGGCGATCTGGTGGTGGTTTCCTCGGTCAGCCCGGGGGCGGAACTTCTCGCCGATGGCAACATCCATGTATACGGCCCGATGCGCGGTCGTGCGCTGGCCGGGGTCAAGGGCGACACCAAGGCGCGGATTTTCTGTCAGCAATTGAGCGCTGAACTGATCTCCATCGCAGGCCATTACAAGGTTTCCGAAGACCTGCGTCGCGATCCGATGTGGGGTTCGGGTGTACAGGTCAGCCTATCGGGCGACGTGTTGAACATCATTCGGCTTTAA
- a CDS encoding lipid A biosynthesis lauroyl acyltransferase yields the protein MDRPRFRKAFLAPRFWPLWCGLGLLWLIVQLPYPALLAIGRFLGALMYRFAGDRRRIAKRNLELCFPEKSAAERKRLLKENFASTGIAFFEMAMSWWWSRQRLAKLAHVEGLEHLQQAQREGKGVILMAVHFTTLEIGAALLGQQHTIDGMYREHKNPLFDFIQRQGRERHNLDSLAVERDDVRGMLKLLRSGRAIWYAPDQDYGAKQSIFVPLFGIQAATVTATSKFARLGKALVVPFTQERLADGSGYRLVIHPPLEGFPGETEEADCIRINQWVEGVLRDCPEQYLWAHRRFKSRPPGEPKLYAKRR from the coding sequence ATGGATCGCCCGCGTTTTCGAAAAGCATTTCTTGCTCCACGCTTCTGGCCGCTCTGGTGCGGCCTGGGGCTGTTGTGGCTGATCGTGCAGCTGCCGTATCCGGCATTGCTGGCCATCGGTCGCTTTCTCGGTGCCTTGATGTATCGCTTCGCCGGCGACCGGCGGCGCATCGCCAAGCGCAATCTGGAACTGTGTTTCCCGGAAAAATCCGCTGCCGAGCGCAAACGCCTGCTCAAGGAAAACTTTGCCTCCACCGGCATCGCCTTCTTTGAAATGGCGATGAGCTGGTGGTGGTCGCGTCAGCGACTGGCGAAACTGGCCCACGTCGAAGGCCTGGAGCACCTGCAACAGGCCCAGCGCGAAGGCAAGGGCGTGATTCTGATGGCGGTGCATTTCACCACCCTGGAAATCGGCGCAGCGTTGCTCGGCCAGCAGCACACCATCGACGGCATGTACCGCGAGCACAAGAACCCGTTGTTCGACTTTATCCAGCGTCAGGGCCGCGAGCGGCACAATCTTGATTCGCTGGCGGTGGAGCGTGACGACGTGCGCGGGATGCTCAAGCTGCTGCGTTCCGGGCGCGCGATCTGGTACGCACCGGATCAGGATTACGGCGCCAAGCAAAGCATCTTCGTGCCGTTGTTCGGCATTCAGGCCGCGACGGTCACCGCCACCAGCAAGTTCGCCCGACTGGGCAAGGCACTGGTGGTGCCGTTCACTCAGGAACGTCTGGCCGACGGTAGCGGCTATCGTCTGGTGATCCATCCGCCGCTGGAAGGTTTCCCGGGCGAGACCGAAGAAGCCGACTGCATCCGCATCAACCAGTGGGTAGAAGGCGTGTTGCGCGATTGCCCCGAGCAGTACCTGTGGGCGCATCGTCGCTTCAAGAGCCGTCCGCCGGGCGAGCCGAAGCTGTACGCCAAACGTCGTTGA
- a CDS encoding patatin-like phospholipase family protein translates to MSPVEPVTGLILSGGGARAAYQVGVLAAIAELLPLGADNPFPVIVGTSAGAINAVSLASGATDFRAAIERLTLFWQGFRSHRVLRSDWPGVIRQASRFVSHSLLGMGRQLPVALLNSSPLRHLLNEKLHMPGIAESIARKQLHAVAVTAFGYESGQAVTFYQGGGSIDAWLRHRRIGVPTQLTVEHLLASSAIPLLFAPVKIGEEFFGDGAVRQSAPISPALHLGASRVLVVGVSGNPRGFDPAQPLERTYTGQQPTLAQIGGHMLNSTFIDSLESDIELLQRLNQFSHLMPDGTPTRALGVAPVEVLVISPSQPIDEIAARHRQELPAALRLFLRGPGATKTSGAGVLSYLLFEAGYCSELIDLGRRDALAKRDELCRFLGIGEAVVPA, encoded by the coding sequence ATGAGCCCAGTTGAACCGGTCACAGGTTTGATTCTTTCCGGCGGCGGGGCTCGGGCGGCGTATCAGGTGGGGGTGCTGGCGGCGATTGCCGAACTGCTGCCGCTGGGCGCGGACAATCCGTTTCCGGTGATCGTCGGCACCTCGGCCGGGGCGATCAACGCGGTCAGCCTCGCCAGCGGCGCCACGGACTTTCGGGCCGCCATCGAACGCCTGACCCTGTTTTGGCAAGGCTTTCGCAGCCATCGTGTGTTGCGCAGCGACTGGCCGGGGGTGATCCGCCAGGCCAGTCGTTTCGTCAGTCACAGCCTGCTGGGCATGGGCCGGCAATTGCCGGTGGCGCTGCTCAACAGCTCGCCGCTGCGCCATCTGCTCAATGAAAAACTGCACATGCCCGGCATCGCCGAATCCATCGCCCGCAAGCAACTGCACGCAGTGGCGGTGACGGCGTTCGGCTACGAGTCGGGGCAAGCGGTGACCTTCTATCAGGGCGGCGGCAGCATCGATGCCTGGCTGCGCCATCGACGCATTGGTGTGCCGACGCAATTGACCGTGGAGCATTTGCTCGCGAGTTCAGCAATTCCGCTGTTGTTCGCGCCGGTGAAAATCGGCGAGGAATTTTTCGGCGATGGCGCGGTGCGGCAGTCGGCACCGATCAGTCCGGCCTTGCACCTGGGGGCGAGCCGGGTGCTGGTGGTGGGCGTCAGCGGCAACCCGCGCGGGTTCGACCCGGCACAACCGCTGGAGCGCACTTATACCGGTCAACAGCCGACGCTGGCGCAGATCGGCGGGCACATGCTCAACAGTACGTTCATTGACAGCCTGGAAAGCGACATCGAGCTGCTTCAGCGTCTGAACCAGTTCAGCCATCTGATGCCCGACGGAACGCCAACGCGTGCCTTGGGTGTGGCGCCAGTGGAAGTGCTGGTGATCTCGCCGAGTCAGCCAATCGATGAAATCGCGGCGCGGCATCGTCAGGAACTGCCGGCGGCGTTGCGGCTGTTCTTGCGCGGGCCGGGGGCGACCAAAACGAGCGGGGCAGGGGTGTTGAGTTATTTGCTGTTCGAGGCGGGGTATTGCAGTGAACTGATCGACCTGGGGCGGCGCGATGCGTTGGCCAAGCGCGATGAGCTGTGCCGGTTTCTCGGAATCGGCGAGGCGGTGGTTCCGGCCTGA
- a CDS encoding outer membrane protein OmpK: MKRMSTSLMLAGTMLAGGQAMADGLLQWQNNSLTYLYGKDFKVNPAIQQTVTFEHADAWKYGDNFLFIDKIFYNGKPDGGVGNNTYYGEFSPRLSLGKILDQKIEFGPIKDVLLAMTYEFGEGDVESYLIGPGFDLAIPGFDYFQLNFYQRHTEGSRPGDNVWQITPVWSYTIPVGNSNVLIDGYMDWVVDNDVNSKGEYHANLHFNPQVKYDLGKALNFGEKQLYVGVEYDYWKDKYGIDDTRAFTTNQNVTSFLVKFHF; the protein is encoded by the coding sequence ATGAAACGTATGAGCACCAGCCTGATGCTTGCGGGAACCATGCTGGCCGGGGGTCAGGCCATGGCCGACGGTCTGCTGCAATGGCAGAACAACAGCCTGACCTACCTTTACGGCAAGGATTTCAAGGTCAACCCGGCCATCCAGCAGACGGTCACCTTCGAGCACGCCGATGCATGGAAGTATGGGGACAACTTCCTGTTCATCGACAAGATCTTCTACAACGGCAAGCCAGACGGCGGCGTCGGCAACAACACCTATTACGGCGAATTCAGCCCACGCCTGTCGCTCGGCAAGATCCTCGACCAGAAGATCGAATTCGGACCGATCAAAGACGTGCTGCTGGCGATGACTTACGAGTTCGGTGAAGGCGACGTCGAGTCTTACCTGATCGGTCCAGGCTTCGACCTGGCGATTCCGGGCTTCGATTACTTCCAGCTGAACTTCTACCAGCGTCACACCGAAGGCTCGCGTCCGGGTGACAACGTCTGGCAGATCACCCCAGTCTGGTCCTACACCATTCCGGTCGGCAATTCGAACGTGCTGATCGACGGCTACATGGACTGGGTGGTCGACAACGACGTCAACAGCAAAGGCGAATACCACGCCAACCTGCACTTCAACCCACAGGTCAAATACGACCTGGGCAAGGCGCTGAATTTCGGCGAGAAGCAGTTGTACGTCGGTGTTGAATACGACTACTGGAAAGACAAGTACGGGATTGATGACACCCGTGCCTTCACCACCAATCAGAACGTGACCAGCTTCCTGGTGAAGTTCCACTTCTGA
- a CDS encoding outer membrane protein OmpK: MIRTQTNVLLSGGLLAASQAMAGDLLLWQTNSLSYLYGKNFAINPSIQQTVTFEHADKWKYGDNFLFVDKIFYNGQEDRNKGPHTFYGEFTPRFSFGKIFDRKLEFGPIKDVLLAMTYEYGEGESEAYLIGPGFDLKVPGFNYVTLNIFRRQTEGPRPGDGVWQITPGWSYSIPVGNSDVLIDGYLDWVVDNDENSRGTYHANLHINPQIKYDLGKALGWSQKQLYVGTEYSYWKNKYGVESSHNLDTNQNTASLLVKVHF, translated from the coding sequence ATGATCCGGACTCAAACCAACGTGTTGTTGAGCGGCGGCCTGCTGGCCGCATCACAAGCCATGGCCGGCGATTTATTGCTGTGGCAGACCAACAGCCTGAGCTATCTGTACGGCAAGAACTTCGCGATCAACCCGTCGATCCAGCAGACGGTGACGTTCGAGCACGCCGACAAGTGGAAGTACGGCGACAACTTCCTGTTCGTCGACAAGATCTTCTACAACGGCCAGGAAGACCGCAACAAAGGCCCGCACACCTTCTACGGCGAATTCACCCCGCGCTTCTCGTTCGGCAAGATCTTCGACCGCAAGCTCGAGTTCGGGCCGATCAAGGACGTGCTGCTGGCGATGACCTACGAGTATGGCGAAGGCGAGAGCGAGGCCTATCTGATCGGCCCAGGTTTCGACCTGAAGGTACCGGGCTTCAACTACGTCACCCTGAACATCTTCCGCCGCCAGACCGAAGGCCCGCGCCCCGGTGATGGCGTCTGGCAGATCACCCCGGGCTGGTCCTACAGCATTCCGGTGGGCAATTCCGATGTGCTGATCGATGGCTACCTCGACTGGGTCGTCGACAACGACGAAAACTCGCGCGGCACCTATCACGCCAACCTGCACATCAATCCGCAGATCAAATACGACCTGGGCAAAGCCCTCGGCTGGAGCCAGAAGCAGCTGTATGTCGGCACCGAATACAGCTACTGGAAGAACAAATACGGGGTCGAAAGCAGCCACAACCTCGACACCAATCAGAACACCGCCAGCCTGCTGGTGAAGGTGCACTTCTAA
- a CDS encoding nucleobase:cation symporter-2 family protein, whose protein sequence is MSELSKARIPDAPAIQRLPLLQLILVGLQHVLLMYGGAIAVPLIIGQAAGLSREEIAFLINADLLVAGIATIVQSLGIGPMGIRMPVMMGASFAAVGSMVAMAGMPGIGLQGIFGATIAAGFFGMIIAPFMSKVVRFFPPLVTGTVITSIGLSLFPVAVNWAGGGAGAAQFGSPIYLAIAALVLATILLIHRFMRGFWVNISVLIGMCLGYVLCGAIGMVDLSGMANAPWVQFVTPLHFGMPKFELAPILSMCLVVVIIFVESTGMFLALGKITGQEVCPRMLRRGLLCDAGASFVAGFFNTFTHSSFAQNIGLVQMTGVRCRSVTIVAGGLLIVLSLLPKAAFLVASIPPAVLGGAAIAMFGMVAATGIKILQEADIGDRRNQLLVAVSIGMGLIPVVRPEFFAHLPLWMSPITHSGIAMATLSALTLNLLFNILGGAERAAINDCHAHPH, encoded by the coding sequence ATGTCCGAGCTGTCCAAAGCGCGCATCCCCGACGCACCCGCCATTCAGCGTTTGCCCCTTTTGCAACTGATCCTGGTCGGTTTGCAACATGTTCTGCTGATGTACGGCGGCGCCATCGCGGTACCGCTGATCATCGGACAGGCCGCTGGCCTGAGTCGTGAAGAAATCGCCTTCCTGATCAACGCTGACCTGCTGGTCGCCGGCATCGCCACCATCGTGCAGTCCTTAGGGATCGGCCCGATGGGCATTCGCATGCCGGTGATGATGGGTGCCAGTTTCGCCGCTGTCGGCAGCATGGTCGCCATGGCCGGCATGCCCGGCATCGGTCTGCAGGGGATCTTCGGCGCTACCATCGCCGCCGGGTTCTTCGGCATGATCATCGCGCCGTTCATGTCCAAGGTCGTGCGCTTCTTCCCTCCTCTCGTGACCGGCACGGTCATCACCTCGATCGGTTTATCGTTGTTCCCCGTGGCCGTGAACTGGGCCGGTGGCGGCGCTGGCGCCGCACAATTCGGTTCACCGATTTATCTGGCCATTGCCGCTTTGGTGCTGGCCACCATTCTGTTGATCCACCGCTTCATGCGCGGTTTCTGGGTCAACATTTCCGTGCTGATCGGCATGTGCCTGGGCTACGTGCTCTGCGGCGCCATCGGCATGGTCGATCTGAGCGGCATGGCCAATGCCCCATGGGTTCAATTCGTCACCCCGCTGCATTTCGGCATGCCGAAGTTCGAACTGGCACCGATCCTGTCGATGTGTCTGGTGGTGGTGATCATCTTCGTCGAGTCCACCGGGATGTTCCTCGCACTGGGCAAGATCACCGGCCAGGAAGTCTGCCCGCGCATGCTGCGTCGCGGCTTGCTGTGTGATGCCGGCGCATCGTTCGTTGCCGGTTTCTTCAACACCTTCACCCACTCCTCCTTCGCGCAGAACATCGGCCTGGTGCAGATGACCGGCGTGCGCTGCCGCTCGGTGACCATCGTCGCCGGCGGTTTGCTGATCGTCCTCAGCCTTCTGCCGAAAGCGGCGTTCCTGGTGGCATCGATTCCACCGGCGGTACTCGGCGGCGCAGCGATTGCGATGTTCGGCATGGTGGCGGCTACCGGTATCAAGATCCTGCAAGAGGCCGACATCGGCGACCGGCGCAATCAACTGCTGGTAGCCGTGAGCATCGGCATGGGCCTGATCCCGGTGGTGCGCCCGGAATTCTTCGCCCACTTGCCATTGTGGATGAGTCCGATCACCCACAGCGGGATCGCCATGGCCACCCTCAGCGCGCTGACGCTGAACCTGTTGTTCAACATCCTGGGCGGCGCCGAACGCGCGGCCATCAACGACTGTCACGCACACCCGCACTGA
- a CDS encoding urate hydroxylase PuuD, translated as MEAHLLEWLNLSVRWVHMITGVAWIGASFYFVWLENNLNRVNPKTGLAGDLWAIHGGGIYHLEKYKLAPPSMPENLHWFKWEAYFTWMSGIALLCVVFYSNPVLYLVAPGSGLTGPEGVAIGIGSLIAGWFIYDFLCDSPLGKKPALLGFILFVLIIGAAYGFSKVFSGRGAYLHVGAIIGTIMVGNVFRIIMPAQRALVAAIAENRTPDPALPAKGLLRSRHNNYFTLPVLFIMISNHFPSTYGSQYNWLILAGIAVLAVLVRHYFNTRHDSHKFAWTLPVAAVGMITLAYVTGPAPMPTAPEVAKAPAKIEYQPLPETALGGGAKPAEAAQPAAPAAPAAAPAQASNAGPAFDKVHNVIQERCAVCHSAKPTSPLFSAAPAGVMFDTPEQIRQNAARIQAQAITTQIMPLGNITQMTQQERDLIGAWIAQGAQTN; from the coding sequence GTGGAAGCACATCTGTTGGAATGGCTGAACCTGAGCGTGCGCTGGGTTCACATGATCACTGGCGTGGCCTGGATCGGCGCGTCGTTCTACTTCGTCTGGCTGGAGAACAACCTCAACCGCGTCAACCCGAAAACCGGTCTTGCCGGTGATCTGTGGGCGATCCACGGCGGCGGTATCTATCACCTGGAAAAATACAAACTGGCCCCTCCGTCGATGCCGGAGAACCTGCACTGGTTCAAATGGGAAGCCTACTTCACCTGGATGTCGGGGATCGCGCTGCTGTGCGTGGTGTTCTACTCCAACCCCGTGCTCTACCTCGTGGCACCCGGCAGCGGCCTGACCGGTCCTGAAGGCGTGGCCATCGGCATCGGTTCGCTGATCGCCGGCTGGTTCATCTACGACTTCCTCTGCGATTCGCCACTCGGCAAGAAACCCGCCCTGCTCGGCTTCATCCTGTTCGTGCTGATCATCGGCGCGGCGTATGGCTTCAGCAAGGTGTTCAGCGGTCGTGGTGCGTACCTGCACGTCGGCGCGATCATCGGCACCATCATGGTCGGCAACGTGTTCCGCATCATCATGCCGGCGCAACGCGCACTGGTGGCTGCGATCGCCGAGAACCGCACGCCGGATCCGGCGCTGCCGGCCAAAGGCCTGCTGCGTTCGCGTCACAACAACTACTTCACCCTGCCAGTGCTGTTCATCATGATCAGCAACCACTTCCCGAGCACTTACGGCAGCCAGTACAACTGGTTGATCCTGGCCGGGATCGCAGTGTTGGCGGTGTTGGTACGTCACTACTTCAACACCCGTCACGACAGCCACAAGTTTGCCTGGACTCTGCCAGTGGCAGCGGTAGGCATGATCACCCTGGCTTACGTCACCGGCCCTGCGCCGATGCCGACCGCGCCGGAAGTGGCCAAGGCTCCTGCGAAAATCGAGTACCAGCCGCTGCCGGAAACGGCCCTGGGTGGTGGCGCGAAACCGGCTGAAGCGGCACAACCGGCCGCACCTGCTGCGCCAGCCGCCGCTCCGGCTCAGGCGTCCAACGCTGGCCCTGCGTTCGACAAGGTGCACAACGTGATCCAGGAACGCTGCGCGGTCTGCCATTCGGCCAAACCGACCAGCCCGCTGTTCAGCGCGGCACCGGCCGGTGTGATGTTCGACACCCCCGAGCAGATCCGCCAGAACGCGGCGCGGATCCAGGCGCAAGCCATCACCACGCAGATCATGCCACTGGGCAACATCACGCAGATGACCCAGCAGGAACGTGACCTGATCGGTGCATGGATCGCGCAGGGAGCCCAGACCAACTAA
- a CDS encoding ureidoglycolate lyase codes for MRTLTIEPLTKEAFAPFGDVIETDGSDHFMINNGSTMRFHKLATVETATPEDNAIISIFRADAQDMPLTVSMLERHPLGSQAFIPLLGNPFLIVVAPLGDEPVSGLVRAFVTNGRQGINYHRGVWHHPVLTIEKRDDFLVVDRSGTGNNCDEHFFKEDERLILAPHQ; via the coding sequence ATGCGCACACTGACGATTGAACCGCTGACCAAAGAAGCCTTCGCCCCTTTCGGTGACGTGATCGAAACCGACGGCAGCGATCACTTCATGATCAACAACGGTTCGACCATGCGCTTCCACAAACTGGCGACGGTCGAAACCGCGACGCCTGAGGACAACGCGATCATCAGCATCTTCCGCGCCGACGCGCAGGACATGCCGCTGACCGTGAGCATGCTGGAACGCCATCCGCTGGGCAGCCAGGCTTTCATTCCGCTGCTCGGCAACCCCTTTCTGATCGTGGTCGCGCCACTTGGCGATGAACCTGTATCAGGCTTGGTCCGCGCCTTCGTCACCAACGGCAGGCAGGGCATCAATTACCATCGCGGCGTCTGGCACCACCCGGTGCTGACGATCGAAAAGCGGGATGACTTCCTGGTGGTTGATCGCAGTGGCACAGGCAATAACTGCGATGAGCATTTTTTCAAAGAGGATGAGCGTTTGATCCTCGCCCCCCACCAATAA
- the alc gene encoding allantoicase, whose product MKAYAVPFEKFVNLADARLGTKIISVTDDWFADANRLFQPTPAVWKEGVFDDNGKWMDGWESRRKRFEGYDSAVIRLGVPGSIKGVDIDTSFFTGNFPPSASLEACFLASGEPDENTQWTEVLSAVELQGNSHHYHEISNDKAFSHLRFNIYPDGGVARLRVYGVPHRDWSAVGDNEQVDLAAALNGGRALACSDEHFGRMSNILNPGRGINMGDGWETARRRTPGNDWVIVALGHPGEIEKIIVDTLHFKGNYPDTCSIQGAFVKGGTDSQIETQSLFWRELLPSQKLEMHAEHTFVEQIKALGPITHIRLNVFPDGGVSRLRVLGKVAK is encoded by the coding sequence ATGAAAGCTTACGCCGTACCTTTCGAGAAGTTCGTCAACCTGGCCGATGCCCGTCTGGGCACCAAAATCATCTCGGTCACCGATGACTGGTTCGCAGACGCCAATCGTCTGTTTCAGCCGACCCCGGCCGTGTGGAAGGAGGGCGTGTTCGATGACAACGGCAAGTGGATGGACGGCTGGGAATCCCGCCGCAAGCGCTTCGAAGGCTACGACAGCGCGGTGATCCGCCTGGGCGTTCCGGGTTCGATCAAAGGCGTGGACATCGACACTTCATTCTTCACCGGCAACTTCCCGCCATCGGCCTCTCTGGAAGCCTGCTTCCTGGCTTCGGGCGAGCCGGACGAAAACACCCAGTGGACCGAAGTGCTGTCGGCCGTCGAGCTGCAGGGCAACAGCCACCACTACCACGAAATCAGCAACGACAAGGCGTTCAGCCACCTGCGCTTCAACATCTACCCGGACGGCGGTGTTGCCCGTCTGCGCGTGTACGGTGTTCCGCATCGCGACTGGTCGGCAGTCGGTGACAACGAGCAAGTCGACCTGGCTGCAGCCCTCAACGGTGGCCGCGCCCTCGCCTGCTCCGACGAACACTTCGGCCGCATGAGCAACATCCTCAACCCGGGCCGTGGCATCAACATGGGCGACGGCTGGGAAACTGCACGTCGTCGCACGCCAGGCAATGACTGGGTAATCGTCGCACTGGGCCACCCGGGCGAGATCGAGAAAATCATCGTCGACACCCTGCACTTCAAGGGCAACTACCCGGACACCTGCTCGATCCAGGGCGCGTTCGTCAAGGGTGGCACCGACAGCCAGATCGAAACCCAGTCGCTGTTCTGGCGCGAACTGCTGCCGAGCCAGAAGCTGGAAATGCACGCCGAACACACCTTCGTCGAGCAGATCAAGGCACTGGGCCCGATCACCCACATCCGTCTGAACGTGTTCCCGGATGGTGGTGTGAGCCGCCTGCGCGTACTGGGCAAAGTCGCTAAATAA
- the uraD gene encoding 2-oxo-4-hydroxy-4-carboxy-5-ureidoimidazoline decarboxylase yields MSTFQTLKPSTLSRDAFVKAFADIYEHSPWVAEKAFDLGQNASIDQIETLHQRMSDILLSADHTSQLALINAHPDLAGKAAVQGQLTEASTNEQAGAGIHQCTAEEFSRFTELNDAYKAKFKFPFIMAVKGSNRHQILAAFETRIHNPVDTEFKCALAEINKIALFRLLTL; encoded by the coding sequence ATGAGCACCTTTCAAACCCTGAAACCGTCGACCCTGAGCCGCGACGCCTTCGTCAAAGCCTTCGCCGACATCTACGAACATTCGCCATGGGTGGCCGAAAAGGCCTTCGACCTGGGCCAGAACGCGTCGATCGACCAGATCGAAACCCTGCACCAGCGCATGAGCGACATCCTGTTGAGCGCCGATCACACCAGTCAGCTGGCACTGATCAACGCTCACCCGGACCTGGCCGGCAAAGCTGCCGTCCAGGGCCAGTTGACCGAAGCCAGCACCAATGAACAGGCTGGCGCCGGTATTCACCAATGCACGGCCGAAGAGTTTTCTCGCTTCACCGAGCTGAACGACGCCTACAAAGCCAAGTTCAAGTTTCCCTTCATCATGGCGGTAAAAGGCAGCAACCGGCATCAGATCCTCGCGGCGTTCGAAACGCGCATTCACAACCCGGTCGACACCGAGTTCAAATGCGCGCTGGCGGAGATCAACAAGATTGCCCTGTTCCGTTTACTGACTCTTTAG
- the puuE gene encoding allantoinase PuuE yields MSADYPRDLIGYGSNPPHPHWPGNARIALSFVLNYEEGGERNILHGDKESEAFLSEMVAAQPLQGARNMSMESLYEYGSRAGVWRILKLFKEFDIPLTIFAVAMAAQRHPDVIRAMVEAGHEICSHGYRWIDYQYMDEAQEREHMLEAIRILTELTGERPLGWYTGRTGPNTRRLVMEEGGFLYDCDTYDDDLPYWEPNNPTGKPHLVIPYTLDTNDMRFTQVQGFNKGDDFFEYLKDAFDVLYAEGAEAPKMLSIGLHCRLVGRPARLASLKRFIEYAKSHEQVWFSRRVDIARHWHETHPYQGAAK; encoded by the coding sequence GTGAGCGCTGACTACCCACGCGACCTGATCGGTTACGGCAGTAACCCTCCTCACCCACACTGGCCGGGCAATGCCCGGATCGCCCTGTCGTTCGTACTCAATTACGAAGAAGGCGGCGAGCGCAACATTCTGCACGGCGACAAAGAATCGGAAGCCTTCCTCTCGGAAATGGTCGCGGCCCAGCCTCTGCAAGGCGCGCGCAACATGAGCATGGAATCGCTTTACGAGTATGGCAGCCGTGCCGGCGTCTGGCGGATCCTGAAACTGTTCAAGGAATTCGACATTCCGCTGACCATCTTCGCCGTGGCCATGGCCGCCCAGCGCCACCCGGACGTGATCCGCGCGATGGTCGAGGCCGGCCACGAGATCTGCAGCCACGGCTACCGCTGGATCGACTACCAGTACATGGACGAGGCGCAGGAACGCGAGCACATGCTCGAAGCGATCCGCATCCTTACCGAACTCACCGGCGAGCGCCCACTGGGCTGGTACACCGGTCGCACCGGCCCGAACACCCGTCGTCTGGTGATGGAAGAAGGCGGTTTCCTCTACGACTGCGACACCTACGACGACGACCTGCCCTACTGGGAACCGAACAACCCGACCGGCAAGCCGCACCTGGTGATCCCGTACACTCTGGACACCAACGACATGCGTTTCACCCAGGTCCAGGGTTTCAACAAGGGCGACGATTTCTTCGAATACCTGAAAGATGCGTTCGACGTGCTGTACGCCGAAGGCGCTGAAGCACCGAAAATGCTGTCGATCGGCCTGCACTGCCGTCTGGTGGGCCGTCCGGCGCGTCTGGCTTCGCTCAAGCGTTTTATCGAATACGCCAAAAGTCATGAACAGGTGTGGTTCAGCCGTCGCGTCGACATCGCGCGTCACTGGCACGAAACCCACCCGTACCAAGGGGCTGCCAAATGA